The genomic segment CAGATCGACATCCAGCGCATCAAGCGCGAGGACTTCGAGGTGGCGGAGTACCTCAAGGCCGAGGATCCGGACCAGTTCAAGGCGCTCAGGAAGGCAGCGAAGAACAAGCTCAAGAAAGCGGCCGCGAAGTCCTCTGCAGACGGCCAGCTTGCTCCCTAGGCGCGAACATCGCACGCGGGCGCAGTCCCCACTCTCCCCACACTGCCGGCTGAAGAGCTTGGTTGCCTGACGCACCGACAGCAACCCCGCAACACAACGTGCACGAGGCTGCCGAGTGTCTCGCGCACCCCTGCCCGGATGGGCATGCGTTGGGCGCTACCGCGGGGCGGCGTCAGTCCGCGAAAGACGCCTCTGCGTCGTGGTTGCGCCGAGGGCTAGCCTTCTGGCGCGCTCGTGGCCAGCATCTCGCGTGCATGCTGGCGAGTGACCGCCGTAATGTCGATTCCGCCAAGCATGCGGGCGATCTCCTCGACCCTCGCCTCATCATCGAGGTAGACGACCCGGCTGCGCAACTGTTCCCCTGCCAGCTCCTTGCTGACCTGCCATTGCCAGTGGGCACGCGCTGCCACCTGTGGCAGATGGGTCACACACAGAACCTGTCGCTGATTGCCCAGCTCGCGCAGCAGGCGCCCGACCACCTCGGCAACGCTGCCGCCGATGCCGACGTCGACTTCGTCGAAGATGAGGGTCGGTACTGCGGCGGCCTGGCTGGTGACGACCTGGATTGCGAGACTGATACGCGAAATCTCACCGCCGGAAGCGACCCTGGCCAGTGCGCGCGCTTCGCTGCCAGCCAAGCCGGCGATGCGAAACTCGACCTGTTCCATGCCATTCGCACCGCCTCCATCGACCGCCAGCAGAGCCACCTCGAAGCGTCCGCCACCGAGCGCGAGCTGCTGCATCACCTGGCTCACTTCACTGCCGAGTTGTCTTGCTGCCGCTTGCCGACCGGCGGAAAGCCGTCCGGCAAGCGCTTCGTAGGCGGCCTTGCTGGCGGCCGTGCGTGCGGCGAGCGCGCCGATGTCGGCAGTCTGCCCGAGCACCCTCAGCCTTTCCAGCCAGCGCTGCAGCAGATCGGGCAAGTCCTCGGGCGCGCAGCGGAACTTCCGCGCGCAAGAGAGAACGGCATCGAGCCGCCGCTCGACCTCGCTCAAGCGCCGTGGGTCCAGATCGATCCGGTCACCATAGCGACGAAGAGCCGAAACCGCTTCCCCCAGTTCGGCTTGTGCCGATTCCACGAGAGCGGCCACTTCCGCGATCGCCTGGTCATAGTCTGAGAGGTCGCCGAGTCGATGGCTCACCGCCGCCAGGCGCGCGTCGCAGGCGGCATCGCCCGCAGCCAGCTCCTGCAAGGCAAACTGGACGCCGTCGACGAGGCTGGCCGCATGTGCCAGGCGCTTGTGTTCTTGGTTCAGAAGCGCCCATTCGTCGCGGCAAAAGGCGAGTGTCTGCAGCTCACGCACCTGCCACTCGAGCTGTTCGGTTTCGCGTGCCAGCGCCTCGGCTCCATCGCTGGCTGCCGCCAAGGCAGCCCGTGCCTTCTGCCAGCTGCGCCAGGCGGCGGACACCTCCACCTGCAGCGATTCGAGCCGCCCATGCCCGTCGAGCAAGGCACGTTGCGCGTCGCTGCGCAGGAGCGATTGATGGGCGTGCTGGCCATGGATGTCTACCAGCGACTCAGCCACCTCGCGCAACTGCTGTACCGTCGCCGGCGAGCCATTCAGGTAGGCGCGCGAACGACCGCTGCGGTCGACCACCCGTCGCAGCAGCAGGCCTGCCTGCGTGTCGAGATCATGCGCCAGCAGCCAGGCCGCGGCATCGGGCGCGCCGGCGAGGTCGAACTCGGCGGTGACTTCAGCGCGCTCGCAGCCGCTGCGGATCAATCCGCCGTCGGCGCGCTCGCCGAGGGCAAAGGCGAGTGCGTCGACGAGAATCGACTTGCCGGCACCGGTTTCGCCGGTGAGTGTTCCGAAGCCCGCCTGCAAATCGAGTTCCAGGCGGTCGACGAGGACGAAATCACGGATCGTCAGGCGACAGAGCATGGCATTCCCGTCCGGCGGCCGCGCTAGTGTTCCTTCGGCCGTTCGCTCCAGTGCAGCTTCTGGCGGAGCATCGCGAAATAGCTGTAGGCCGGTGGGTGCAGCAAGGTGATCGAGTACTCGGAGCGTCGTATGCGGACGGTGTCAGCGTTCTTCAGGTCGGCGGTCACCTGGCCGTCGAAGTGGGCGCGCGAGTCGGTCGCGTGGACGATACGGATTTCGATCTCGGCGCGGTCACCGACCAGGATCGGCCGGTTCGTCAGTGCGTGCGGGCAAAGAGGCACCAGTGCAATGGCCGAAACCCCAGGGTGCAGGATTGGGCCATTGGCCGACAGGGCATAGGCCGTGGACCCGGTCGAAGTGGCGACGATCAGGCCATCCGAGCGCAGGTGATAGATGAACTCGCCGTTGATGAACAACTCGAACTCGATCATCCGGCCGATGGCTCCCTTGTCGACGACGACGTCGTTCAGCGCCAGGTTGCAGACGATGCTGCGGCCTTCGCGGCTGACCTCGGCATCGAGCAGCATGCGCGTCTCGGGGGTGAAACTGCCATCCAGCAGGTCGTCCATGCACGCCAGCATCTCGGTGCGGGCAATATCGGTCATGAACCCCAGGCGGCCCTGGTTCACGCCGACCAGCGGCACGCGATAGCGCGCGAGTTGTCGTGCCGCATTGAGCATGGTGCCATCGCCGCCAACGACGATCGCCAGGTCGGAGTGGGCGCCGAGCCAGGGAAAGTTGCCGCTCGCCCAGCTTCCGAGCGCCAGGTGCGAGACGACGTTGCCGGCCGTTTCCTCTTCGATCAGGACGGTAATGCCACGCTCGTGCAGGTAGCGTGCCAGCAAGCGGATCGATTCGGCAATCTCCGGACTGTGGTACTTTCCCACCAACGCGATCGTTCGCGGTGGCGGAGCGCAGTCGGCCGAAGCTTGCTGAAAGGCATTGGTCATGGGTCCGAATTAAACCACAATTCGACTGGCAACCGCGGCACAGCGCGGTTGCGGCATTTTTTGTAGAATCCCGGACATGCTCGACGATCGCGCACGAACACTCCTCAAGACCCTGATCGAACGTTACATTGCCGAAGGTCAGCCGGTCGGCTCGCGCGCGCTGTCGCGCTGTTCCGGCCTTGAGCTGTCGGCTGCGACGGTGCGCAACGTGATGGCCGACCTCGAGGACATCGGCCTGATCGCCAGTCCGCATACGTCCGCTGGCCGTGTTCCGACGGCGCGCGGCTATCGCTTCTTCGTCGACAGCCTGCTGACCGTCAAGCCGCTGGAACCGGACAAGCTGCAGGCCATCGAGGGCCAGTTGCTGCCGACGCAGCCGCGGCAACTGATCAGCAATGCGTCACACCTGCTCTCCGGATTGACCCGTTTCGCCGGCATTGTCATGGCACCGCGCCGGCCAACGCTGCGGGTTCGTCAGATGGAGTTCGTCAGCCTGTCCGAGCGGCGCGTGCTGCTGATCCTGGTGACGGCCGACGGCGACGTGCAGAATCGCTTGCTGTTTACCAACCGTGGGTACACCCCTTCGGAACTGGTCACCGCCACCAACTACCTGAATCAGCATTTCGTCGGACACGATTTCGAGCACATGCATGCGCGTGTCCGAGACGAACTGAGGGAACTGCGCGGCGACCTGCAGGCGCTGATGGCCGCTGCGCTGACGGCCGGTGACGAGGTGATCCGAGGCCCGGGCGAGCGCTATGTGATTTCCGGTGAACGCAACCTGCTTGGAGTCGAGGAGTTCTCGTCGAACATGCAGCGACTGCGCGAGCTGTTTGACCTCTTCGAACAGCAGACTGCGCTGATGCAACTGCTCGACCTGACGCAGCGAGCCGACGGCGTGCAGATCTTCATCGGCGGGGAGTCCGGTCTGGCTCCGCTCGACGAATGCAGCGTCGTCACGGCACCCTATGAGGTCGATGGCGAGGTGGTCGGCTCGGTGGGCGTCATCGGCCCGACGCGAATGGCCTACGAGCGGGTGATCCCGATCGTGGACATCACCGCCAAGCTGCTCTCGTCGGCGCTCAGCTACCAGGCCAACTCCTGATGTCGCGCTATCTCGCTGAACCGGCGTATCGTCACGGCTCGCCGCCGCTGACCGCCATCCTGCTGATCAACCTCGGGACTCCGGAAGCACCGACGAAGGTCGCCGTACGGCGCTACCTCGGCGAGTTCCTGGCCGACCCACGGGTCGTCGAGATCCCGCGGCCGTTGTGGTGGCTGATTCTCAATGGCATCGTCCTCAATACCCGCCCAGGACGCTCTGCGAAGAAGTACGCTGCCGTGTGGACGGCGGACGGGTCGCCGCTGCAGGTTCATCTGGCACGCCAGGCGACACTGCTGCGCGGCTTTCTCGGCCAGGCCGGACACCGCGTCGCGGTCGAGTACGCCATGCGCTATGGCCAGCCGTCGATTCCGGCGACACTGTCACGGCTCAAAGCCGAGGGCTGCACACGCATCCTCTTGTTGCCGCTCTATCCGCAGTACGCTGCCAGCACGACTGCGAGCGCGTTCGACGCCGTTGCTGCCTGGCTGCGCGGTGTGCGCAACCAGCCGGAAATACGCAGCATCCGGAGTTTCGCCGACCACCCGGGCTACATCGCCGCGCTGGCTGCCAGCGTCCGCGAGCACTGGGCAAGCCACGGTCGGCCGGCTGCCTCCTATCGTCTGTTGATGAGCTTTCATGGGCTGCCCCGCTACACCCTCGACCGCGGCGATCCCTACCATTGTGAGTGCCAGAAGACCGCACGCCTCCTCGCCGAAGCGCTTGGTCTCGGCAAGGAGGCGCATCTGGCCTGCTTTCAGTCCCGCTTTGGTCGCAGCGAATGGCTGCAGCCCTACACCGTGGCGAGCCTGCGTGCGCTGGCCAACGAGGGCGTACACAGGGTCGATGTGATCTGTCCCGGGTTCACGGCGGACTGCCTCGAGACGCTCGAGGAAGTGGCCATCGAGGGCAGGAGCGAGTTCCTGCATGCCGGCGGCAGAGAGTACCACTACATCCCCTGCCTGAACGAGCGGGACGACTGGATCCACGCGCTGGCCCAACTGGCTGCCAACCATCTCCAGGGTTGGCCGACGCGCGAAGCCCCCGATGCAGCCGCCCTTGAGCTGAGCGCCCTGCGCGCTCGCGCCCTCGGCGCCCGCTCCTGAAGCTTGCCGAGGCGGTCAAGCAGGCGCCGGGAAGCGGCGGTCCCGGCGGCGACAAGGGCGGCGTTTGCGATCCCGCCTTTGCTTTCCCTGAGGGCCGTCGTCGGGTGGGGCGGGAGCGCTAGCCGAGCGCTCTTCCGCTCCCGCCGGGCAGGGCTCAGTCCATTGCTTCGTACAGCGGCAAAGTGAGGAACTCCGGGTAGTCCGGCGTCAGAGACATCCTGTCGAAAATCACTGCCGCCTGGTCGTAGGTCGCCGTTTCCTCTCCCTGGGCGCTGACGGTAGCCTTCACCCTGGCCAGCTCCTCGGCGATCATGCCGCGCACCATGTCGGCGGTCACCTTGCGTCCGTCGTCGAGGACTCCCTTCGGCGAAACCACCCATTGCCACACCTGCGAACGGGAGATCTCGGCGGTGGCGGCGTCTTCCATCAGGTTGTGGATCGGCACGCAGCCGTTGCCCGCCAGCCAACTGCCCAGGTAGTGGATACCGACGTTGATGTTGTTGCGCACGCCCGCCTCGGTGATTGGCTGCGACGGCTGGAAGTTGAGGAAGTCGGCAGCCGTGAAGTTCTCGTCGCGCTGCTTCTCCCATTGGTTCGGGCGGTCACCGAGAACCTTCTGGAACTCTTCGGCGGCGATCGCGACCAAGCCGGGGTGCGCCACCCAGCCGCCGTCGAAGCCGTCGTTGGCGTCGCGCGCCTTGTCGTGCCGGATGCCGGCGAGCGCTTTCTCATTCGCTACCGGATCATTCTTGATCGGAATCAGTGCGCTCATTCCGCCCATCGCCGGTGCTCCGCGCTTGTGGCAGATCTTGACCAGTTGCAGTGCGTAGCTGCGCATGAACGGCACTTCCATCGTGATGGCGCCGCGGTTGGCGAGGCAGAAGTCGGGGTTCTTCTTGAACTTCTTGATGCACGAAAAGATGTAGTCCCAGCGGCCGGCATTGAGGCCCGCCGAGTGCTCGCGCAGTTCGTAGAGGATCTCCTCCATTTCGAAGGTTGCAAGAATCGTCTCGACGAGGACGGTTGCCTTGATCGTACCCCTGGGCAGACCGATATGCTCCTGGGCCATGATGAAGATGTCGTTCCACAGACGGGCCTCGAGGTGCGATTCCATCTTCGGCAGGTAGTAGAACGGGCCGGCGCCACGCGCGACCTGCTCGCGGGCATTGTGGAAGAAAACCAGGCCAAAGTCGAAGATGCCGCCGGAAACCCGCTGCCCATCGACGGTGACGTGCTTCTCGTCGAGATGCCAGCCGCGCGGGCGGATCTGCAGGGTGGCGACCTTCTCGTTGAGTGCGTACTCCTTGCCGGCCTCGTTGGTGAATGAGAGTTGCCGACGGATCGCCCGGAACAGGTTGAGCTGGCCCTGTACCTGATTGTCCCAGTTCGGACTGTTGGAATCCTCGAAGTCGGTCATGTACGAATCGGCGCCGGAATTGTAGGCGTTGATGATCATTTTCGCTTCGACCGGGCCGGTAATCTCGGTTCGACGACACGCGAGTGCTGCCGGCAGTGGCGCGATCTTCCACTCGCCCTCGCGGATGTGCCGCGTTTCCGGCAGAAAGTCCGGCATTTCGCCCGCGTCGATCCGCGCCTGGCGATCCCGCCGCGCTTGCAGCAACTCTTGCCGGCGGCCTTCGAAGGTCCGATGCAGCTTGGCGACCAGCGCCAGCGCATCGCGCGTGAGAATGTTTTCGTATCCGGGTCTGATCGGGGCGTTTACTTGCATTCCGGCGGGCAGATCGAGGCTCATTGGGTGGCTCCTGTCGATGAGTTATGATGCAGTGCAAGAATTCTATTCGATGCGCAGGACAAAGATAAGATCGACTGGAATCAAAGTATCTTTTACTCTGGGTAATGAATTGCACGATGGACCATCTCAAGCAGATCGAGGCCTTCGTCAACGCGGCGACACGTGGCAGTTTGTCAGCTGCCGCCCGACTCGAGGCGGTCACGCCGGCGGTGATCGGGCGGCGCCTCGATGCCCTCGAGGCCCGCCTTGGCGTCAAGCTGCTGCTGCGCACGACGCGCAAGCTGTCGCTGACCTTCGAAGGGCAGGCTTTTCTCGAAGACTGCCAACGGATCCTCAACGACTTGGCGAATGCCGAGGCGGCGGTTTCACTCGGTGGCGTTCAGGCCAGTGGCCACTTGCGGGTGTCGGCACCCGCCGGCTTCGGGCGGCGCCACGTGGCTCCGCAGGTGGCGGCGTTCATGCGGTCGAACCCGGAGGTCAGCGTTCGCCTTGATCTCACCGATCGGCTCGTCGACCTCGTGAACGAGGGCGTCGACTGTGCCGTGCGCATCGGCGAGCTGGCCGATTCGCGTCTGGCGGTGAGCAAGCTTGGCGAGATGAGGCGTCTGGTCGTCGGTAGCCCGTCGTACCTGGCAAGCCACGGAATTCCGGCGACTCCCGCCGATCTGGCGCGACACAACTGCCTTTCTCTCGGGCAACAGCGGGGCTGGGCCCTGCGCGAGACGCCTGCTGGTGAGGTCGTGAACCACAAGGTCGCGGGGAACTTCGAGTGCAATGATGGCGCTGTGCTGCACGAATGGGCACTGGCCGGCAAGGGGTTGGCGTGGCGCTCGTTGTGGGAGGTGGGAGACGACCTGCGGCGGGGGGATCTGGTTTCCGTTCTGGACGACTATGCCGCGCCAGCCGTCGGCATCCATGCCGTTTTTCCCCAGTGGCGGCACCTCCCGTTGCGGGTCCGTCTGTTCATCGACCATGCCAAGAGGACTTTCGGCGACCCGCGGTACTGGGAAACCTGAAAGAGCCAGAGCGGGACGACGACGCGCCGCCGGCGTACCGTCGCCGTCGGACCGGTCGCTGCCGCGGCGATCACTGGCTGTTCTCGGCGGCTTTCTTGGCGGCGCGCAGGAGGGCTTTCCTGGCTTTTTCGGCACGAATGTGCGCCAAGGCCTGCGCCTTGTTGCACTCCTTGCAATAGGAATGCAAACCGTCCGAACTACGCGCATTCTTGTGGAAGTCAAGCACGGGCTTCTCTTGCTTGCACTTGACACAAATCTTGGTTTTCACTGGACCGGTCGAGGATTCCATTACGAGATCAGAAAGGCATTCCATTATCAGTATCACTAATGAATTTCGCGTTGCGTTCAACTTCATTCCTGCTCTCGGCGAGGGCGCTTGAGGCCCGTGGCGGGACGGCGTCGGACCCAGTTGCTGCCGCCACGAACCTCCATCCGCAGCTGAAAACCGTTCAGCGGTGGGCATTTGATCCATGTCTGGCGCTTGGCGCAGTAGCGGAGGGCTGGCGTCCGGCAATGGCATACCGCAACACTGGGTGCTCCGTCGCCGACCGTCGCGCGCCGCTGCGGCGCACGTTGCCGCGAGATGGAATAAGCAAGCTCTATGCCATTAAATCAATTTAGCTTATTCTTCAGTGCGTTGGCTCAACGGGATCGCGGTGCGCGTCGTTGGCCACTGGCTAGATGTAAAGAATCCTGACAGTCGTCGGGATGCAGGCCGCGACCCGAGCGCTCGCCCCTCGGTCGATGACCCGCCTGACGGTCGATGACGTGTGGCCGACTGGCACCTGCCGGATCAGAGCCTGGTGCCTGGTGGTTTCTGGCGGCAAGTCGGCCAGGGCGCGGTTGACCTGCTGCGGCGCGGTCGGGTCTGCCGGCGGCGCCGCATGCCCCTGCCGGTCGCTACTGACGCGCCGTCGGCGGGTGTCTGCAGGGCAGTATCGCCGACATCCCCGGTCAGAACGTGGCTGGCGGTGGCTCCAGGCGTGCCAGCAGCGCGTCGACGTCCACGCTGTCGATCTGCTCCGGCTGCATGTGCTCGCGGGCGTACTCGAGATGGACGCCGGCGCGCAGGAAAAGGGCGAACAGTTCGCCGTCGATATGCTGTTCCTGCTGCATGCGAACCATGATGGCCAGCGCCGCCGAGAGTGTCTTGCCCGTCTTGTACGGCCGGTCGATCGCCGTCAATGCCTCGAAGATGTCGGCAATGGCCATCATCCGCGCCAGTGGGCTCATCTCGTCGCGTCGCAGTTGCCGTGGGTAACCGCTGCCGTCCATCTTCTCGTGATGGCCGCCGGCAATCTCCGGCACTTGACGCAGGTGCTTCGGAAACGGCAGTTGCGAGAGCATCATCAGTGTCTGGATGATGTGCTCATTGATCTTGTAGCGCTCCTCGTCCGTCAGTGTTCCGCGGCCAACCGACAGGTTGTAGATTTCGCCGCGGTTGTAGAGGAGTTCGGGGACCCTCATCCGGAACCCCCAGCGGTTGTTCTCGGGGAACCGGTCCTGCTGTCGTCGCGGCACGAGGTGCTCCGGCTTGTCCGCCAGCAGCGGTTCGGCAACCGGCAGTGCAGCGGCCTCGCCCGACTCCTTGCGCAGCCGTTCTTCACGGGCGATACCGATCCGGTCATCGAGCGTGCGCAGCCAGCTTCTGGCGGCGATCGTCCGCAGCCGCTCGACATCGTGCTCTGCCATGGACTCGCCGCCCTCGTTGCAGCGGGCGACGAAGGCGAAGTCGTCGTCCAGTTGCTGCCACGCGGCGCGCAGCCGGCTCTCCGCGACCGCAGCGTCCTCGCCGCCGGCAACGGCCCGCAGGCAGTCGATCTCCGCGTCGCGCTTGAGGACCTCGAAGCGCATCCGCACTTCATGGATGCGGTCGTGAATGCTCTCCAGTTTGGTTGCCTTGTCGACCACGTACTCCGGAGTGGTCACCTTGCCGCAATCATGCAGCCACGCGGCAACGTGCAATGCCTCCCGGTCATCCTGGCTGAGATCGAAGTCCCGATAGGGTCCGCTGTTCGCAGCACACGCTGCATCGGCGAGCATTTGGGTCAGTTCCGGAACCCGCGCGCAATGCCCCCCCGTGTAGGGACTCTTGGCGTCGATCGCGGCGGCGATGAGTTGGATGAAGGCAGCGAAGAGATCCTTCTGCGCCTTGATCAGCGCCTTGCTCTCGAGCGATACCGCGGCCGATGCCGAAAGGGCCTTGACGAAGCTCAGGCGATCGGCATCCGTTTCGCCGTCAACGAACAGCATGATTGCACCAACCAGTTCGGCGTTTCGGTTGAGCAGTGGTACGGCAATGCCGTATCGGAACTGCAGCCACTCCGTTCCGGTGAGGCCAAGGGCAACGTGATCCTCTGCCCGCAGCCTGTCGCTGCGCGCCGCCCGTGCGGCCAACGCGGTGCCGAGCAAGGGGCCACTGCAGCCGATGCCGACGGTTGCCAGCCCGGCGGCGCCCACCTGCCCGGCGTGCTGCAGTGCGGCTGCCGGCTGCAACTTGTCATCTCCGGCAAGATAGAGGATGCCGGCACCGGCTCCGGCAGTTTTCATGGTATCCGCCAGGAGGTGCGGCAGGAGTCGATCGAAGTCCTGCTCGGCGGCGACCGCCTGGCTGATGTCGACGAAACGACGGATCGTTCGCTTCATGCCGTCCATCGTCTGTGCCAGCTCGCTCACTTCCTTGATCGAGGAATCCAGGACGATCGGCCGTACGAACTCGAAGTGCCGTATCGCCTCCGCTTCACCCGCCAAGCTACCCAACGAGCGCGACACCGCCTGCGCCAGAGCCCAGGTCAACGGCACCGTCAGCAGGAGGACGAGCAGCGTCGCCAACGCCGAGTGCCGCACCAGGCGAAGCGCGCCGGCCAGCAGTTCCTCCTCGGGGATGGCGGTCACGATGTACAGTTCCACCGGGCTCTCGAGCAGCAGCCGGTCGACCGACGCTCGCCATTCCTGCCCGGCTGTGCTGACGGCGAGCATGGCCGTCTGCCGGCCCTGCATGTTGCGCACCGTATCGAGCACCGGGACCAGTGCCGGCACCCCGAGCTCGTCGAGCCGCGCCAGGGAAGCGTGCTCACCATCGGCGGCGGGCGTGAGTACCATGCGCCGTGCTTCCTCGTAGGCAAGCACGCGACCCTCACCGTTGACCATCGCGATGGCGGTCGCGGGCGTCACCTTCTGTCGCGCCAGAGCCTCGCCCAGGGTGTGCAGCAGGATGTCCGCCGCAACGACGGCACGCCCGCCATCGGCGATGTGCGCCAGAGTGGTGCCGACCCGCTGGCTCGAGAAGAAGAGGTAAGGGGGAGTCTCGACGAGTCTGGCCTCATGCCTCGCCTGCGTGAACCAGGGCCGCTGGCGCGGGTCGTAGGTGGCGGCGTAATCGGGACGGTCGTCCCGTCGCAGCAGTCGCAGCTCGTCGTCGAAGTACATGAACACGCCACGCGCCACCGGCGTCGTCCGCTCGATGCTTTGCACGACATAGCGTGCGGCGCTCGGCGCGCGCGCTCGCTCACCGGCACTGCCGTGGCCGATGCGTCCGAGCAGGAAGAAATCACCATTGTCGTAACCGACGTAGAGCGAGGACAGCGCCGGCGAACTGTCGAGGGCGATGCGCAGGAACTGCAGGCTCTGCAGCCGCTGTGCGAGCGATCCGGCGCTGCTCACGCTCTGCTGGCTCAACAGGCGGGTCGCCATCTGGGCCGGGTCGATGAGCAGCCGCATCTCGAGCAGGGTCTCCTGGCTGATGCGCGATGTCAGGCCAGCCGCCGAGCTTTGCAGGAGCGAACTGCTCAAGCGGTAGCCAATCCCTGCCAGAACGGCGCAGACGCCGACGATCAACGCCAGAAACAACGTCGAGATGTGGATGTGTAGCGGATAAGGGCGGCGCATGTCGATGGGCTGGTAACGATAACGAAGCCGGATCACCGGCAAGACACTGTGCACGACGTCGGGTCTGCCGTGCCCGGACCTCTCCGCGGCTTCCCGGTCCTGCGCTGCGTCCGGCGAAACTTCGCTGCTGTGTCCAAAGCCTGTACGATACCCGCCTTTCAGGAGCAAAGCATGTCCGAGGCAACCAGCGCCAGCGCGAAAAGGCAGCCGGATTTCGAGCGCAAGATCGTCACGCCGCAGCAGCTCGCGGAGGGTGTCGCCAGCCTGCCGCGGCCGCTGGTATTCACCAACGGCTGTTTCGATGTCCTCCACCGGGGCCACGTCACCCTGCTCGCCGAAGCGCGGTCCCTGGGCGCGGCGCTGGTCGTCGCGCTCAACGCCGATGCGTCGGTCAGGCGACTCGGCAAGGGCGAGGGGCGACCGGTGAACAGCCTCGCTGACCGCCTGGCGATCATCGCCGCGCTGCAGGCGGTGAGCCTGGTGACCTGGTTCGACGAGGATACGCCGCTGCAACGGATACTCGAATGTCGGCCGGACATCCTCGTCAAGGGCGGTGACTGGCCGGTCGAGCGGATCGTCGGCAACAGCGAGGTCACCGGCTGGGGTGGCCGCGTCCTTTCCGTGCCCTTCATCCACCAGACGTCGACCAGCGGCCTGCTGGAGAAGATCAGGCGCCTCTGACCCGCTGGCAGCGCACTGCGCAGGAGTGACTTGCCGCTCGCCGCGTCGGCCTGCCGGTCGCGCTTTGCGGCAGCTTTGGCCGTGGCTTCACCCGCCGAGGGCAGCCTTGAGCGAGGCGACGTCTTCGGTCGATTCGGAGAGCAGGGTCGCCAGTGCTGCAGGGTCGAAGAACGTACTCGCGATGCTGGCATCGGGCAACTCGCAGAAGGCAGCGTCGCGCCAGCCGTGTTCGGCGTTCGCCAGCCGGTTGGCGACGAAAACGACGTCGGCCAGGGTCGAGAGGCTGCTCACCGGCCGCTCCTGTTCGTGCTCCTGGACCACCAGCACCAACTCCTCGGGCATGCCCATTGCCGCGAGCAGGGCATGCCCGATGTGGTCATGCCAGTCCGCCAGCAACTGGTGCAACTCGCGTGGACTGGCTACCAATTCCGGGAAACTCACGGCTCGCGAAAGCAGATAGAAGACGCCGATGTCGTGCACCAGGCCGGCAAACAACGCTTCGTCGACATTGATGCGGGTGAAGCGGCGGGCCAGCACGCGCGACAGCGCTGCGACGTGCATCGTGTGCTCCCACAGCCGGCCCGACAGGGACTGGAATGCCGCCATCTTCTTGGAATTCAGAAGCTGTTCCATGGCCACGGCAAACGAAACCGTGCGCACGGCTTCCATGCCGACGCGCGCGATGGCGCTCCTGACGTCGACGATCGGACGCCCGCTGCGATTGATCGCCGCCGAGTTGGCGAGGCGGATGACCTTGGTGCTCATCAGCGGTTCCGCAGCGACCAGCCGACCCAGGTCGTCCACTGTCAGCTGGGGGTTCTTCAGGGCTGTGCGAACCTGGAAGGTGATGTCGAGAAAGGTCGGGAAAGAGACGACCTCACCCGAGAGGTCGCGAGCGATGTCTTCCAGAATCCTGAAGCTCAATTGGTTGCTCATCGGTGCATGATCCTTGGCATCGTGCGTGGGTGTCTGGTGCCGTCAGTGCGTCGCGCGACACCGGGGCGGGGGGGCCGGTTTTGCCGGCCAGCTTCGGGATTCTGCCTCAAGACGATCTGCCGCGAAGTGGTTACCGGAGATTGCGAAGTGCGACCCGGGCAAGCCGCCGAGGCCCTTCAGCCCTTATTCAGCAGTTCCCTGAGGTTGGCGAACGGCTGCCCGGTTGCCGGTGCCTTCGTTCCCCCGGCCGTGGCGCTGACGCCAGC from the Accumulibacter sp. genome contains:
- the hemH gene encoding ferrochelatase, translating into MSRYLAEPAYRHGSPPLTAILLINLGTPEAPTKVAVRRYLGEFLADPRVVEIPRPLWWLILNGIVLNTRPGRSAKKYAAVWTADGSPLQVHLARQATLLRGFLGQAGHRVAVEYAMRYGQPSIPATLSRLKAEGCTRILLLPLYPQYAASTTASAFDAVAAWLRGVRNQPEIRSIRSFADHPGYIAALAASVREHWASHGRPAASYRLLMSFHGLPRYTLDRGDPYHCECQKTARLLAEALGLGKEAHLACFQSRFGRSEWLQPYTVASLRALANEGVHRVDVICPGFTADCLETLEEVAIEGRSEFLHAGGREYHYIPCLNERDDWIHALAQLAANHLQGWPTREAPDAAALELSALRARALGARS
- the aceB gene encoding malate synthase A, yielding MSLDLPAGMQVNAPIRPGYENILTRDALALVAKLHRTFEGRRQELLQARRDRQARIDAGEMPDFLPETRHIREGEWKIAPLPAALACRRTEITGPVEAKMIINAYNSGADSYMTDFEDSNSPNWDNQVQGQLNLFRAIRRQLSFTNEAGKEYALNEKVATLQIRPRGWHLDEKHVTVDGQRVSGGIFDFGLVFFHNAREQVARGAGPFYYLPKMESHLEARLWNDIFIMAQEHIGLPRGTIKATVLVETILATFEMEEILYELREHSAGLNAGRWDYIFSCIKKFKKNPDFCLANRGAITMEVPFMRSYALQLVKICHKRGAPAMGGMSALIPIKNDPVANEKALAGIRHDKARDANDGFDGGWVAHPGLVAIAAEEFQKVLGDRPNQWEKQRDENFTAADFLNFQPSQPITEAGVRNNINVGIHYLGSWLAGNGCVPIHNLMEDAATAEISRSQVWQWVVSPKGVLDDGRKVTADMVRGMIAEELARVKATVSAQGEETATYDQAAVIFDRMSLTPDYPEFLTLPLYEAMD
- a CDS encoding NAD kinase; amino-acid sequence: MTNAFQQASADCAPPPRTIALVGKYHSPEIAESIRLLARYLHERGITVLIEEETAGNVVSHLALGSWASGNFPWLGAHSDLAIVVGGDGTMLNAARQLARYRVPLVGVNQGRLGFMTDIARTEMLACMDDLLDGSFTPETRMLLDAEVSREGRSIVCNLALNDVVVDKGAIGRMIEFELFINGEFIYHLRSDGLIVATSTGSTAYALSANGPILHPGVSAIALVPLCPHALTNRPILVGDRAEIEIRIVHATDSRAHFDGQVTADLKNADTVRIRRSEYSITLLHPPAYSYFAMLRQKLHWSERPKEH
- the recN gene encoding DNA repair protein RecN; protein product: MLCRLTIRDFVLVDRLELDLQAGFGTLTGETGAGKSILVDALAFALGERADGGLIRSGCERAEVTAEFDLAGAPDAAAWLLAHDLDTQAGLLLRRVVDRSGRSRAYLNGSPATVQQLREVAESLVDIHGQHAHQSLLRSDAQRALLDGHGRLESLQVEVSAAWRSWQKARAALAAASDGAEALARETEQLEWQVRELQTLAFCRDEWALLNQEHKRLAHAASLVDGVQFALQELAAGDAACDARLAAVSHRLGDLSDYDQAIAEVAALVESAQAELGEAVSALRRYGDRIDLDPRRLSEVERRLDAVLSCARKFRCAPEDLPDLLQRWLERLRVLGQTADIGALAARTAASKAAYEALAGRLSAGRQAAARQLGSEVSQVMQQLALGGGRFEVALLAVDGGGANGMEQVEFRIAGLAGSEARALARVASGGEISRISLAIQVVTSQAAAVPTLIFDEVDVGIGGSVAEVVGRLLRELGNQRQVLCVTHLPQVAARAHWQWQVSKELAGEQLRSRVVYLDDEARVEEIARMLGGIDITAVTRQHAREMLATSAPEG
- the hrcA gene encoding heat-inducible transcriptional repressor HrcA; protein product: MLDDRARTLLKTLIERYIAEGQPVGSRALSRCSGLELSAATVRNVMADLEDIGLIASPHTSAGRVPTARGYRFFVDSLLTVKPLEPDKLQAIEGQLLPTQPRQLISNASHLLSGLTRFAGIVMAPRRPTLRVRQMEFVSLSERRVLLILVTADGDVQNRLLFTNRGYTPSELVTATNYLNQHFVGHDFEHMHARVRDELRELRGDLQALMAAALTAGDEVIRGPGERYVISGERNLLGVEEFSSNMQRLRELFDLFEQQTALMQLLDLTQRADGVQIFIGGESGLAPLDECSVVTAPYEVDGEVVGSVGVIGPTRMAYERVIPIVDITAKLLSSALSYQANS